A genomic stretch from Budorcas taxicolor isolate Tak-1 chromosome 15, Takin1.1, whole genome shotgun sequence includes:
- the SELENOH gene encoding selenoprotein H, which yields MASRGRKRKAEAALAAAAEKREKPAGGQEGEVEGPSVVIEHCTSURVYGRNAAALSQALRLQAPELAVKVNPARPRRGSFEVTLLRADGSSAELWTGLKKGPPRKLKFPEPPVVLEELKKYLS from the exons ATGGCGTCCCGCGGGAGGAAGCGGAAGGCCGAGGCGGCGCTGGCCGCTGCGGCCGAGAAGCGGGAGAAGCCGGCCGGCGGCCAGGAGGGGGAAGTGGAGGGGCCGAGCGTCGTCATCGAGCACTG CACGAGCTGACGAGTCTACGGGCGCAACGCCGCGGCCCTGAGCCAGGCGCTGCGCCTGCAGGCCCCCGAGCTGGCGGTGAAGGTGAACCCTGCCAGGCCGCGGAGGGGCAGCTTCGAGGTGACGCTGCTGCGCGCCGACGGCAGCA GCGCGGAGCTCTGGACGGGTCTTAAGAAGGGGCCCCCACGCAAACTCAAGTTTCCGGAGCCTCCCGTGGTGCTGGAGGAGCTGAAGAAGTACCTTTCGTAG
- the BTBD18 gene encoding BTB/POZ domain-containing protein 18, whose amino-acid sequence MCSPASPKILYRNPRFLRLAFLQLYHQQQSGVFCDVLLQAEGEAVPAHCCILSACSPFFTERLEREKPAQGRKVVLELGGLKIRTLRKLVDFLYTSEMELSGEEAQDVLSAARQLRVSELESLQLEGGKLVKAPQGRRLNRECLQPPSPAPISARVVASSRRPRAPLPVTQAPCPLGAARLKSSGKEEGPPEKNHRQNLENSSGTLLLKRKARACPAPQETIASPSSHGQGPKENRSDRTLGPVALSPPSLYPSVNERLLPRKIKLSRSKPSPDVCTSKPASLLSGASSVPTAPGRRLWRQKSTNKEAPEDKQKTGRASPLGSSPSASGLGKTGGNKKRSPEARAPHPDSAEEGQVGRVKLRKIVNGTCWEVVQEPPLRISQDSPQIPELKDSGELLGTQPSPGKELDLSSARTNLCEDSPVCSRLQDILLSAGRCPDHPVEKSEFGSSPELVGKEPGLDMDCRESYTFNPALLGQPCEAEEYRITSAAATSELEEILDFMLCGSDIEPPMESLESPRAEGCRTPSYHLTETGKTWIEGEEWCLPDVELWPREFTGLEKEPLGENKGPAEPFSPLDLPSENKEPAEPFSPLVMPSEVSEGEVFSVGGSWTPDLEISSSQPLEGERDRLLHMDSLDPPQRSYGDLSPPCSNWVDAGLEVSLSMDEVLYPAPEAGKEGTGSSEWAGPLPASPEEEIDVGSLSEGILPTNVLCVWPDPSSESETEVDILT is encoded by the coding sequence GTGAGGCAGTCCCAGCCCATTGCTGCATCCTGTCAGCCTGCAGCCCCTTCTTCACAGAGCGCCTGGAGCGGGAGAAGCCAGCCCAGGGTCGGAAGGTGGTGCTTGAGCTGGGGGGCCTGAAGATCAGGACCCTGCGGAAGCTGGTGGACTTCCTCTACACCTCTGAGATGGAATTATCTGGGGAAGAAGCCCAGGATGTGCTTTCCGCAGCCCGCCAGCTCCGTGTGTCTGAGCTCGAATCCCTCCAGCTAGAGGGTGGGAAGCTGGTGAAGGCCCCTCAGGGTCGAAGGCTGAACAGGGAGTGCCTGCAACCTCCCAGCCCTGCGCCAATCTCTGCCAGGGTGGTGGCTTCCAGCCGCCGACCTCGAGCCCCCCTGCCTGTCACCCAGGCGCCCTGTCCTCTCGGGGCAGCGAGACTGAAGTCctcggggaaggaggaggggcccCCGGAGAAGAACCACCGACAGAACCTGGAGAACTCATCTGGCACTCTCCTACTCAAGAGGAAGGCCAGGGCCTGCCCAGCTCCACAGGAAACAATCGCTTCACCATCGAGCCACGGTCAGGGACCTAAAGAGAACAGGAGTGACCGCACCCTCGGTCCTGTCGCACTCTCCCCACCCAGCTTGTACCCGTCCGTCAACGAGCGACTCCTACCCAGGAAGATCAAGCTGAGCCGCTCAAAGCCATCTCCCGATGTCTGTACATccaagcctgccagcctcctcagtGGAGCCAGCTCAGTGCCCACAGCCCCTGGCCGGCGTCTGTGGCGGCAGAAGAGTACAAATAAAGAAGCACCCGAGGACAAGCAGAAAACAGGGCGAGCCAGTCCCCTCGGGAGCAGCCCAAGCGCATCGGGTCTTGGGAAGACGGGTGGGAACAAGAAGAGGAGCCCCGAAGCCAGGGCCCCGCACCCGGACTCTGCAGAGGAGGGGCAGGTTGGGAGAGTGAAGCTTCGCAAGATTGTCAACGGGACCTGCTGGGAGGTCGTTCAGGAGCCTCCCCTCAGAATCTCTCAAGATAGCCCTCAAATCCCAGAACTCAAAGACTCAGGAGAGCTTCTGGGGACACAGCCATCCCCAGGTAAGGAGCTGGACCTGTCATCCGCGAGAACAAACTTGTGTGAGGACTCACCCGTGTGCTCCAGGCTACAAGACATTTTGCTCTCTGCGGGCCGCTGCCCAGACCACCCAGTGGAGAAGTCCGAGTTTGGGTCCAGCCCAGAGCTGGTAGGGAAGGAACCTGGACTGGACATGGACTGCAGAGAGTCCTACACGTTCAACCCCGCCCTGCTCGGGCAGCCCTGCGAAGCTGAGGAGTACCGCATCACCAGTGCTGCCGCCACCAGTGAGCTGGAGGAGATCCTGGATTTCATGCTCTGCGGCTCCGACATTGAGCCGCCCATGGAGTCTCTGGAGAGTCCCCGGGCTGAGGGCTGCAGGACCCCGAGTTACCACCTGACAGAAACAGGCAAGACCTGGATTGAAGGGGAAGAATGGTGTTTGCCGGACGTGGAGCTCTGGCCCAGGGAGttcacgggactggaaaaggaaCCTCTTGGTGAGAACAAAGGGCCAGCTGAGCCCTTCAGCCCCCTAGACCTGCCCTCTGAGAACAAAGAGCCAGCTGAGCCCTTCAGCCCCCTTGTCATGCCCTCCGAGGTAAGTGAGGGGGAGGTGTTTTCAGTGGGAGGCTCTTGGACTCCAGACCTGGAAATTagcagctcccagccactggaaGGTGAGAGAGACAGACTTCTCCACATGGACTCCCTTGACCCTCCCCAAAGGTCCTATGGAGACCTCTCGCCTCCCTGTTCAAACTGGGTGGACGCTGGCCTGGAAGTGTCCCTATCAATGGATGAGGTGTTATACCCAGCTCCAGAGGCAGGCAAGGAGGGAACTGGCAGCTCTGAGTGGGCGGGTCCACTTCCTGCCAGCCCTGAAGAGGAGATTGATGTAGGCTCACTGTCAGAGGGGATTCTACCCACGAATGTTCTCTGCGTGTGGCCTGACCCTTCCTCAGAGTCAGAAACGGAGGTAGACATACTAACGTAG